Within the Malus sylvestris chromosome 4, drMalSylv7.2, whole genome shotgun sequence genome, the region AAATGGATTTACCTTATTAGTAGTAATTACCAAATATATAGCGATAAAATAACTCTATTTAATGAATGGATAAGTCATACAGAAAAAATTGCGTTTTCATACATGCATCTATGTATGAAAATTTCCAGACAAACTTCCATATAAAACCAAAGGTTGGATAATATCAaacaaaaattcatcaaaacatgTACATATATACCAAAATAGTCTACATTAATTATTGTATTTCTTCATtgcaaaaatattaaatttcttTTCAGGATAAAATCTTCCACGATTGACTAAGGTAATCCCTTGCAAACTACTATAAATAGCATCGGTGGTTTAGCGTTAAAGCACACCaactaaaaccctaaaaagtcaCTAACGCTCTCTTCCCTCCTTTTTCCCTAGTCTCCGTTTCTCTCAAAATTTCCTCGCTTTGAAAAAATCATGGCTGGGAGGAAGAAGGTGAAGCTAGCCTACATCATGAACGACGCAAGTCGAAAAACGTCATACAATAAAAGGAAGAACGGCTTCATTAAGAAGATGCATGAAATCAATATTCTTTGTGATGTTCCAGTATGTGGTATTATGTACAGTCCATATGAGTCTCAACCTGTTGTCTGGCCCAATCTTTTGGAAACGCAACGCCTCATCACCAAGTTTAGGAGCATGCCCGAGGCAGAGCGGAATAAGAAGATGGTGACCCATGAGATGTTTTTGAAGCAGAGGATTGAAAAGGAGCAGGAGAAGCTGAACAAGCTGAAGAAAGAGAACCGGGAGAAGCAAATTCGGATGCTCATGAACCAGTGTCTTACTGGAAGGCCCCTGATTGGCTTGGACTTAAACGATTTGAACGATATGGAGTGTATGATCAAGGAGTGCGTGACAGAGATTGTCGCACAGATCAAGAGCCGGAAGGAGGAGAATCT harbors:
- the LOC126618276 gene encoding agamous-like MADS-box protein AGL80, whose translation is MAGRKKVKLAYIMNDASRKTSYNKRKNGFIKKMHEINILCDVPVCGIMYSPYESQPVVWPNLLETQRLITKFRSMPEAERNKKMVTHEMFLKQRIEKEQEKLNKLKKENREKQIRMLMNQCLTGRPLIGLDLNDLNDMECMIKECVTEIVAQIKSRKEENLAERNQPQVARTQVLAPSTDQNMHAAMETQMFDLNNMDAMQTAPWFVGDVSNQHFGYVDDQIPPL